The following are from one region of the Vitis riparia cultivar Riparia Gloire de Montpellier isolate 1030 chromosome 9, EGFV_Vit.rip_1.0, whole genome shotgun sequence genome:
- the LOC117922205 gene encoding linoleate 13S-lipoxygenase 3-1, chloroplastic, translating to MAVVKEIMGCSMVEGSSFVSSSKVLLNHGFQQRNQLLGRPLWVPLEKRGLHLRSVVRQPVAAVSEDLMKASAVPAEKAVKFKVRAVLTVRKKNKEDLKETLVKHLDSLTDKIGRNVVLELISTEIDPKTRAPRKSTPAVVKDWSKKTNIKAERVNYTAEFTVDSNFGDPGAITVTNKHQKEFFLESITIEGFACGPVHFPCNSWVQSKKDHPGKRLFFSNKPYLPGETPAGLRALREQELRDLRGDGKGVRKLSDRIYDYDVYNDLGNPDNGINSARPTLGGEKIPFPRRCRTGRPPSETDMHAESRVEKPFPMYVPRDEQFEEVKQDTFSDMRTKAVLHNLIPGLKASMLADKQDFKLFTDIDCLYKDDSKVGLHDEQLKKLPLPPKVIDTIQESSQGIFRYNTPKILTKDKFAWLRDDEFARQAIAGINPVNIEKLKVFPPVSNLDPEVHGPQESALKEEHIVGHLNGMTIEQALEENKLFIVDFHDIYLPFLDRINSLDGRKAYATRTIFFLTPVGTLKPIAIELSLPPSAPITRAKRVITPPVDATSDWTWKLAKAHVCSNDAGVHQLVNHWLRTHACMEPFILAAHRQLSAMHPIFKLLDPHMRYTLEINGMARQTLINADGVIESCFTPGRYCMEISASAYKNFWRFDLEGLPADLIRRGMAVPDPTQPHGLKLLIEDYPYANDGLLIWGAIENWVKTYVAHYYPSPSVVISDRELQAWYSEAVNVGHADLRHAAWWPSLSTPDDLASILTTLIWLASAQHAALNFGQYPYGGYVPNRPPLMRRLIPEPTDPEYTNFLNDPQRYYLSALPGVLQSTSFMAVVDTLSTHSPDEEYIGERNHPSTWSGDAEIIEASYEFSAEIRRIEKEIEKRNVDFSRRNRCGAGVLPYELLAPSSEPGVTCRGIPNSVSI from the exons ATGGCAGTGGTTAAAGAAATCATGGGTTGTTCTATGGTGGAGGGgtcttcttttgtttcttcttcaaAAGTGCTTTTAAATCATGGCTTTCAGCAGAGGAATCAGCTTCTGGGGAGGCCACTTTGGGTGCCTCTGGAGAAGAGGGGGTTGCATTTAAGGAGTGTTGTGAGGCAGCCTGTTGCGGCTGTGAGTGAGGATTTGATGAAAGCTTCTGCAGTGCCAGCTGAGAAGGCTGTCAAGTTCAAGGTGAGAGCTGTTTTGACTGTGAGGAAGAAGAACAAAGAGGATTTGAAGGAGACTCTTGTGAAGCATTTGGATTCTTTGACTGATAAGATTGGGAGGAATGTTGTTCTTGAGCTTATCAGCACAGAGATTGATCCTA AAACCAGGGCTCCAAGGAAGAGCACCCCAGCAGTGGTAAAAGACTGGTCCAAGAAAACAAACATCAAAGCCGAGAGGGTGAACTACACTGCAGAATTCACAGTGGACTCCAATTTTGGAGACCCTGGGGCAATCACAGTGACCAACAAACACCAGAAAGAGTTCTTCTTGGAGAGCATCACCATTGAAGGGTTTGCCTGTGGTCCAGTCCACTTCCCCTGCAACTCATGGGTTCAATCCAAAAAGGATCATCCTGGAAAAAGGTTGTTCTTCTCCAACAAG CCATATCTGCCTGGTGAGACACCTGCAGGGCTGAGAGCATTGAGAGAACAAGAGTTGAGAGACTTGAGGGGTGATGGCAAAGGAGTTCGGAAATTATCCGATCGGATATATGACTATGATGTGTATAATGATTTGGGAAACCCTGATAATGGAATCAATTCCGCTCGGCCAACGCTTGGAGGAGAAAAAATCCCATTTCCCAGACGGTGTCGCACTGGACGGCCTCCATCTGAGACCG ACATGCATGCAGAAAGTCGAGTTGAGAAGCCATTTCCAATGTATGTGCCTAGGGATGAACAATTTGAGGAGGTGAAGCAAGACACATTCTCTGATATGAGGACTAAGGCAGTGTTACATAACTTGATACCGGGATTAAAGGCTAGCATGTTGGCCGACAAACAAGATTTTAAGTTGTTTACTGATATCGATTGCCTCTACAAAGACGACTCTAAAGTAGGGTTACATGATGAACAATTGAAGAAGCTCCCATTGCCTCCTAAGGTCATTGATACCATCCAAGAGTCAAGCCAAGGCATTTTCCGATACAACACTCCCAAGATTCTTACTA AGGACAAATTCGCTTGGTTAAGAGATGACGAATTCGCCCGTCAAGCAATAGCAGGCATAAATCCAGTTAACATTGAGAAGCTTAAGGTGTTCCCTCCGGTGAGCAACCTTGATCCTGAGGTCCACGGTCCACAAGAGTCCGCACTCAAAGAAGAACACATCGTGGGCCATCTTAACGGCATGACTATAGAACAA GCCTTGGAAGAAAACAAACTATTCATAGTGGATTTTCATGACATTTACCTTCCATTCCTTGATCGTATCAATTCCCTTGATGGTAGAAAGGCGTATGCAACTCGTACCATCTTTTTCTTAACTCCTGTTGGAACCTTAAAGCCCATCGCAATTGAGCTTAGCCTTCCACCATCGGCGCCTATCACTCGAGCAAAGCGGGTCATCACACCTCCGGTCGATGCAACAAGTGATTGGACTTGGAAGCTCGCAAAAGCTCATGTCTGCTCCAACGATGCAGGAGTTCATCAACTCGTTAATCATTG GTTGCGCACACATGCATGCATGGAACCATTCATACTGGCCGCACATAGGCAACTAAGTGCGATGCACCCTATATTTAAGCTTCTAGATCCGCATATGCGATATACTCTAGAGATCAATGGCATGGCTCGTCAGACTTTGATCAACGCCGATGGAGTGATAGAGTCATGCTTCACTCCAGGTCGATATTGCATGGAAATAAGTGCCTctgcatataaaaatttttgGCGCTTCGACTTAGAGGGTCTCCCAGCTGATCTTATTCGCAg GGGAATGGCAGTTCCCGACCCAACACAACCTCATGGGCTGAAGCTTTTGATAGAAGACTACCCATATGCCAACGATGGGCTTCTAATTTGGGGCGCTATTGAGAACTGGGTCAAAACCTACGTGGCCCACTACTACCCAAGCCCAAGCGTCGTCATATCCGACCGGGAGCTTCAAGCCTGGTACTCCGAGGCCGTCAATGTTGGCCATGCTGATCTCCGCCACGCCGCCTGGTGGCCCTCCCTCTCCACCCCAGACGACCTCGCTTCAATCCTTACCACCCTCATCTGGCTCGCCTCCGCCCAACACGCTGCCCTAAACTTCGGCCAATATCCCTACGGCGGCTACGTCCCCAACCGCCCTCCGCTCATGCGCCGCCTCATCCCGGAACCAACGGACCCCGAATACACCAACTTCCTCAACGACCCACAACGCTACTACCTCTCCGCGCTGCCTGGCGTCCTCCAATCCACCAGCTTCATGGCGGTGGTCGACACTCTCTCCACCCACTCGCCTGATGAAGAGTACATCGGCGAGCGGAACCACCCCTCGACGTGGTCCGGCGACGCCGAGATCATCGAGGCGTCTTATGAGTTCTCGGCGGAAATAAGGAGGATAGAGAAGGAGATCGAGAAGAGAAACGTCGACTTTAGCCGAAGAAACAGGTGCGGAGCAGGAGTTTTGCCGTATGAACTACTGGCGCCGAGCTCGGAGCCGGGTGTAACATGTAGAGGGATTCCAAACAGTGTGTCGATATGA
- the LOC117922206 gene encoding trimethyltridecatetraene synthase-like has product MESGTWASYVAAWLATVALILLSTHLRRRRKLNLPPGPKPWPIIGNLNLIGALPHRSIHELSQKYGPIMQLRFGSFPVVVGSSVAMAKLFLKTHDVTFASRPKTAAGKYTTYNYSDITWSPYGPYWRQARKMCLMELFSARRLESYEYIRVEETKSLLSSLYKQSNSPVDLKDHLSTVSLNVISRMVLGKKYLDENVEGSIVTPEEFKKMLDELFLLSGVLNIGDSIPWIDFLDLQGYVKRMKVLSKKFDRFLEHVLDEHNARRKGVENYVAKDMVDVLLQFADDPTLEVKLERHGVKAFTQDLIAGGTESSAVTVEWAISELLRKPELFDKATEELDRVIGKERWVEEKDIPNLPYLDTIVKETMRMHPVAPMLVPRFSREDIKIAGYDIPKDTRVLVNVWTIGRDPEIWDQPNEFIPERFIGKNIDVKGQDFELLPFGTGRRMCPGYSLGLKVIQSSLANLLHGFKWKLPGDMKPGDLSMEEIFGLSTPKKIPLVAMAEPRLPAHLYDM; this is encoded by the exons ATGGAGTCCGGAACTTGGGCTTCCTATGTTGCAGCATGGCTAGCAACTGTGGCTCTTATCCTCCTCTCGACCCACCTCCGGCGTCGCCGCAAACTCAACCTCCCACCAGGCCCAAAGCCCTGGCCGATCATCGGAAACCTGAACCTCATCGGCGCACTCCCCCACCGCTCCATCCACGAGCTATCCCAAAAGTACGGCCCCATCATGCAGCTCCGCTTCGGCTCCTTCCCCGTCGTCGTCGGCTCCTCCGTCGCCATGGCGAAGCTCTTCCTCAAAACCCACGACGTCACCTTCGCCTCCCGCCCCAAAACCGCCGCCGGAAAATACACCACCTACAACTACTCCGACATCACCTGGTCCCCCTACGGCCCTTACTGGCGCCAAGCCCGCAAGATGTGCCTGATGGAGCTCTTCAGCGCCAGACGCCTCGAATCCTACGAATACATTCGGGTCGAAGAAACCAAATCTCTCCTCAGTTCCCTCTACAAGCAATCCAATTCGCCGGTGGATCTCAAAGATCATCTCTCCACGGTTAGTCTCAACGTGATCAGTCGAATGGTTCTAGGAAAAAAGTATCTCGACGAGAACGTGGAGGGCTCGATCGTGACCCCGGAGGAGTTCAAGAAGATGCTCGACGAATTGTTTCTGCTGAGCGGGGTTTTGAACATCGGAGACTCCATTCCCTGGATCGATTTCTTGGATTTGCAGGGGTATGTGAAGAGGATGAAGGTTCTGAGCAAGAAATTTGATCGGTTTTTGGAGCATGTTCTAGATGAGCACAACGCGAGGAGGAAAGGTGTCGAGAACTACGTGGCTAAGGACATGGTTGATGTGCTGTTGCAGTTCGCCGACGACCCCACTTTAGAGGTTAAGCTCGAAAGACACGGCGTTAAGGCCTTCACCCAG GACCTGATAGCCGGTGGCACGGAGAGCTCGGCGGTGACGGTGGAGTGGGCGATCTCGGAGCTCCTGAGAAAGCCGGAGCTCTTCGACAAGGCAACCGAAGAGCTCGACAGGGTAATTGGAAAGGAGAGGTGGGTGGAGGAGAAAGACATCCCAAATCTACCATACCTAGACACAATCGTCAAAGAGACCATGCGTATGCACCCGGTGGCACCAATGCTGGTGCCCAGATTCTCCAGAGAGGATATAAAAATCGCCGGCTACGATATTCCCAAAGACACCAGAGTCCTCGTAAACGTATGGACCATCGGGAGAGACCCCGAGATATGGGACCAACCCAATGAGTTCATCCCGGAGAGATTCATCGGGAAAAACATCGACGTGAAAGGCCAAGATTTCGAGCTTCTGCCGTTCGGTACTGGTCGGAGAATGTGCCCAGGGTACAGTCTCGGCCTCAAGGTGATTCAGTCCAGCTTGGCCAACCTTCTTCATGGGTTCAAGTGGAAGCTGCCGGGCGATATGAAGCCCGGGGACTTGAGCATGGAGGAAATTTTCGGCCTCTCGACGCCTAAGAAGATCCCGCTCGTGGCGATGGCGGAGCCTCGCCTGCCGGCCCACCTTTACGACATGTGA
- the LOC117922378 gene encoding multiple organellar RNA editing factor 7, mitochondrial: MAQLPSISGSRLRLLATAAMIRSLIRNPLQLTAVLSLSAAASNVRLSRRYYPLIPTSSFVSSRSAFGYFSSDSETQSSELTRLPTILDGCDYEHWLVVMEAPQRYPLRDEIVRGYIRTLAMVLGSEEEAKKSIYSVSSKYYYAFGCKIAENLAHRIKSLPDVKWVLPDSYLCHGGNGYGGEPFVNGEVVPYDEKYHADWLRDQSDDKCRNKTSSKKARRKRKNKFSKDQDV, encoded by the exons ATGGCCCAACTACCCAGTATCTCCGGCTCTCGTCTCCGCCTCCTCGCCACCGCCGCCATGATACGGAGTCTGATCAGAAATCCGTTGCAGTTAACCGCAGTCCTGTCTCTTTCCGCCGCTGCGTCTAACGTCCGATTATCTCGCCGTTATTATCCGTTAATCCCTACATCTAGCTTCGTCTCTTCTCGTTCAGCTTTTGGATACTTCTCCAGTGATTCGGAGACTCAGTCCTCCGAGCTGACCCGGCTTCCGACTATTCTCGATGGGTGCGACTACGAGCACTGGCTCGTGGTTATGGAAGCTCCTCAGAGATACCCACTTCGAGATGAGATCGTTCGTGGGTATATCAGAACCCTAGCAATGGTTTTAGGAAG TGAAGAAGAAGCAAAAAAATCGATTTACTCAGTTTCTAGTAAGTACTACTATGCATTTGGTTGCAAAATTGCAGAAAATTTGGCCCACCGAATCAAAT CCCTGCCCGATGTGAAATGGGTTCTGCCAGATTCTTATCTCTGTCATGGTGGAAATGGCTATGGAG GAGAACCATTTGTGAATGGGGAGGTTGTTCCATATGATGAAAAGTACCATGCAGACTGGTTGCGGGATCAAAGTGATGATAAGTGTAGAAACAAGACCAGCTCCAAGAAAgctagaagaaaaagaaagaacaaattTTCCAAAGATCAGGATGTTTAA
- the LOC117922207 gene encoding serine/threonine-protein kinase RIPK-like: MGLKKGTWKFAFPSCFRHTGSRNVALRRRSLKRLCSSRIAPDLDVFTLAEVRAITHNFSSSSFLGEGGFGPVYKGVIDEKVRPGFKAQQVAVKVLDLDGQQGHREWLAEVIFLGQLRHPHLVKLIGYCSEKEQRVLIYEYMAKGNLENQLFRRYSASLPWTTRVKIALEAAKGLAFLHEEENPVIFRDFKASNILLDSDYTVKLSDFGLAKDGPEGDETHVTTRVMGTEGYAAPEYIMTGHLTTMSDVYSFGVVLLELLTGRRSTDKSRPSREQNLVGWALPFLKDPQKLKRIIDPKLEGMYSTEGAKRVAMLANQCLSQKAKCRPRMSSVVKTLESLMDLADTGFMPFVYIVPAEGQKKGEAQITLRVCGKDEAEAEANHNNGKEAGKKDENKEIGLLKCPKGLRHTHRLSQFRSGPVYSDNKFCITLQTGMNCTNQ; this comes from the exons GATGTGTTTACTCTGGCGGAGGTGAGGGCGATTACTCATAACTTCTCTTCGAGTAGTTTTCTGGGTGAAGGTGGGTTCGGACCAGTGTACAAGGGGGTCATTGATGAGAAGGTTAGGCCTGGATTTAAGGCTCAGCAGGTGGCTGTTAAGGTGCTGGATTTGGATGGTCAGCAAGGCCATAGAGAGTGGCTG gCTGAAGTAATCTTTCTTGGGCAATTGAGGCATCCCCATCTGGTGAAATTGATTGGATATTGCAGTGAGAAGGAGCAAAGGGTGCTGATATATGAATACATGGCTAAGGGAAACTTGGAGAACCAGCTCTTCAGAA GATATTCAGCTTCTTTGCCATGGACAACAAGAGTCAAGATTGCTCTAGAGGCTGCAAAGGGCCTTGCTTTCCTCCATGAAGAGGAGAATCCAGTGATATTCCGAGATTTCAAGGCTTCAAACATCTTATTGGACTCG GACTATACTGTTAAGCTCTCTGATTTTGGCCTAGCAAAGGATGGTCCAGAAGGCGATGAAACGCATGTCACGACTCGGGTTATGGGGACAGAAGGCTATGCTGCTCCGGAATATATCATGACTG GTCATTTGACAACAATGAGTGACGTATACAGCTTTGGTGTAGTGCTTTTAGAGCTGCTAACAGGGAGACGGTCCACGGACAAGAGCCGGCCCAGTAGAGAGCAGAACCTGGTGGGGTGGGCATTGCCATTTTTGAAGGATCCCCAGAAGCTCAAGCGGATAATCGACCCCAAGCTCGAAGGGATGTACTCAACAGAAGGAGCCAAGAGGGTAGCCATGCTGGCCAACCAATGCTTGAGCCAAAAGGCCAAGTGCAGACCCAGAATGAGCTCTGTGGTCAAGACTTTAGAATCTCTCATGGACTTGGCAGACACTGGATTTATGCCTTTTGTCTACATTGTCCCAGCAGAAGGCCAAAAGAAAGGTGAAGCACAAATTACCTTAAGGGTGTGTGGGAAAGATGAAGCAGAAGCAGAAGCTAATCACAACAATGGAAAAGAAGCCGGAAAAAAAGACGAAAATAAAGAGATTGGGCTGCTCAAATGTCCTAAAGGCCTTAGACATACGCATAGATTGAGTCAGTTCAGGTCAGGTCCTGTATACTCtgataataaattttgtatcACTCTTCAAACTGGCATGAACTGCACAAATCAGTAG